The proteins below are encoded in one region of Sporosarcina sp. FSL K6-1508:
- a CDS encoding glycine betaine ABC transporter substrate-binding protein → MTLFKKVTGLGTVALLALGLAACNSDNTKIDDGKTAETTVTAGDSVDHTITGIDPGSGHMELTARALKEYDLTDWNLTSGSGAAMTAALKKAYDKEEPIIVTAWSPHWMFSKFDLKYLDDPKLVYGDSEEIHSIVRTGMKEDLPEAYTVFQRFNWDMDDMGEIMIAIEDGTKPEEAARTWITSNKEKVAVWTDGVPKVNGDEINLVYAPWDSELASHNMMKLVLEDLGYNVNLSMVEPGPMFSAIADGSADATFAAWLPNTHKTYVDKFDGKLDDIGINMVNVKQGLAVPTYMKDINSIEDLKK, encoded by the coding sequence TGCAGCCTGCAACAGTGATAACACAAAAATCGATGATGGTAAAACTGCTGAAACAACCGTAACGGCCGGTGACTCTGTTGACCACACAATTACAGGGATCGATCCCGGCTCAGGACATATGGAATTAACAGCAAGAGCTCTTAAAGAATATGACCTGACAGATTGGAATCTCACATCAGGCTCAGGCGCCGCAATGACTGCTGCTTTGAAAAAAGCATACGATAAAGAAGAACCTATAATCGTAACTGCCTGGAGTCCACATTGGATGTTTTCAAAATTCGATTTAAAGTATCTGGATGATCCTAAACTGGTCTACGGCGACTCTGAAGAAATTCATTCGATTGTTCGCACAGGAATGAAGGAAGATCTCCCTGAAGCTTATACAGTATTTCAACGATTTAATTGGGATATGGATGATATGGGAGAAATCATGATTGCAATTGAAGACGGGACAAAACCGGAAGAAGCAGCACGAACATGGATTACCAGCAATAAAGAAAAAGTGGCGGTATGGACAGATGGCGTACCTAAGGTGAATGGCGATGAGATCAATCTGGTGTACGCCCCTTGGGACAGCGAGCTTGCCAGTCATAATATGATGAAACTTGTCCTTGAAGATCTTGGTTATAATGTCAATTTGTCGATGGTGGAACCAGGTCCTATGTTCTCAGCAATTGCTGATGGAAGTGCTGATGCAACTTTCGCTGCTTGGTTGCCGAATACCCATAAAACTTATGTAGATAAATTTGATGGTAAGTTAGATGATATTGGTATTAATATGGTAAACGTAAAACAAGGATTAGCTGTGCCGACCTATATGAAAGATATCAATTCCATTGAAGATTTAAAAAAGTAA
- a CDS encoding MOSC domain-containing protein, which produces MTIHTAELKNLSIGLPKKMKYGNGKEMDTGICKDMIQETFLTKDGFQGDGVADLRHHGGLDRAVCVYPHEHYSLWEQELNNPLPPSAFGENITVTNMLEQDVHIGDIFRLGDAVIQITQGRIPCSTITKRTDMPPLLKRMVETGFTGYLCRVLEEGAVRKDSTIALVKSHPKQVSILFANQIYFHHPKNIEGIKKVLDVQELALDWRERLTKRLEQLTNPV; this is translated from the coding sequence ATGACAATTCATACTGCAGAATTGAAAAACTTATCAATCGGATTACCGAAAAAAATGAAATATGGTAATGGTAAAGAAATGGATACTGGTATATGTAAAGATATGATTCAAGAGACCTTTTTAACAAAAGATGGATTTCAGGGAGATGGCGTAGCGGATTTGCGCCATCACGGGGGCCTCGATCGCGCTGTTTGTGTCTATCCGCATGAGCATTATTCGCTATGGGAGCAAGAGCTTAATAACCCTTTACCTCCGTCAGCTTTTGGAGAAAATATAACAGTCACTAACATGTTGGAACAAGACGTTCATATTGGTGACATCTTCCGGCTTGGGGATGCTGTTATTCAAATAACGCAAGGCAGAATTCCATGCAGCACGATTACAAAGAGAACTGATATGCCTCCCCTTCTCAAAAGAATGGTGGAAACCGGGTTCACAGGTTATTTATGTCGTGTTTTAGAAGAAGGCGCTGTGCGAAAAGATTCGACAATTGCATTGGTAAAATCTCATCCGAAACAGGTATCCATCCTTTTTGCGAACCAGATTTATTTTCATCACCCAAAGAATATTGAAGGCATAAAAAAAGTGTTAGACGTTCAAGAATTGGCTCTGGACTGGCGTGAGCGGTTGACCAAGCGATTGGAGCAATTAACAAATCCAGTTTAA
- a CDS encoding KDGP aldolase, translated as MSFKHQVVFNVLAKDLNNAQELVEIAKERVLVGVMVKNFPTEEAAIELVKEFKDNNILVSVGLGAGDPNMWKKVANVSVATLPDHINQVFPASGYTLGRMEQTTENVPVINSLVEPTGMPGQVYISTGPVSSVYRERVSCELAAAMIAELGISSVKLYPIEGEKRLEELAVMTRAAVKAGIKIIEPTGGITLDNVHIIVQTCLDNGAETVIPHLYTSIIDKETGETKPSAMKQLIEMTW; from the coding sequence ATGTCATTTAAACATCAAGTCGTTTTTAACGTGCTGGCCAAGGATTTGAACAATGCACAGGAGCTTGTGGAAATTGCGAAGGAACGTGTATTAGTCGGGGTAATGGTCAAGAACTTCCCGACAGAAGAGGCTGCTATCGAGTTAGTAAAAGAATTCAAGGATAATAATATCCTCGTTTCAGTGGGATTAGGTGCAGGTGATCCTAATATGTGGAAAAAAGTTGCAAATGTATCTGTGGCAACTTTACCAGATCATATTAACCAAGTATTCCCGGCATCGGGTTATACGCTTGGAAGAATGGAACAAACTACAGAAAATGTTCCCGTGATCAATTCTTTGGTCGAACCGACTGGCATGCCTGGTCAAGTGTATATTTCCACAGGTCCAGTTAGTTCGGTCTACCGAGAAAGGGTATCATGCGAACTTGCGGCAGCTATGATTGCCGAACTGGGGATTTCTTCTGTCAAATTATATCCTATCGAAGGTGAAAAGAGGCTGGAAGAATTAGCTGTCATGACGCGGGCAGCAGTAAAAGCGGGTATCAAAATCATTGAACCAACAGGCGGCATTACGCTGGATAATGTCCATATAATTGTACAAACATGTCTGGATAATGGTGCAGAAACCGTCATCCCACATTTGTACACATCCATAATCGATAAAGAAACTGGCGAGACCAAACCTTCTGCGATGAAGCAATTGATTGAGATGACTTGGTAA
- a CDS encoding DgaE family pyridoxal phosphate-dependent ammonia lyase: MSVFKRLGLKQVINASGKMTALGASAVSEEVAQTLKEASQDYVDIDEIMELTGTVIGEVTGAEDGCPTSGAAAGIAISTAAIIAGKNLTHIERLPNSDGLKNQVIVQKGQQIHFGASIAQMISLGGGKVVEVGQANKVEAQHIEEAINEHTAALMYIKSHHAIQKGMQSIETMIEIAKKHHIPIIIDAAAEEDFKLYIAMGADIVIYSGGKALEGPTSGFICGRKELMEACRKQYKGIGRPMKIGKEGMAGLIVALKQYADKATDVEDQLSQMEKLCNDLNGISGLTCSVKQDEAGRAIYRANIEVDSKEAGMDAEALLHALESGNPAIFLRHHYVNIGILSVDPRPLLKGQEEIIAETIKLVLAQGVR; the protein is encoded by the coding sequence ATGAGCGTTTTTAAACGATTAGGATTAAAACAAGTTATTAATGCGAGTGGAAAAATGACGGCTCTTGGTGCTTCAGCAGTTAGTGAGGAAGTTGCACAAACATTGAAAGAGGCTTCTCAAGATTATGTCGATATCGATGAAATCATGGAACTTACAGGAACTGTAATTGGTGAAGTTACAGGAGCTGAGGATGGCTGTCCAACGAGCGGCGCAGCGGCGGGAATTGCAATTAGTACGGCAGCAATCATCGCCGGTAAAAACCTGACACATATCGAAAGATTACCGAATTCAGATGGCTTGAAAAATCAAGTGATTGTTCAAAAAGGGCAGCAAATCCATTTTGGAGCGAGTATCGCACAGATGATCAGTTTGGGCGGCGGCAAAGTGGTAGAAGTCGGTCAAGCAAACAAAGTGGAGGCACAGCATATCGAAGAAGCAATCAATGAACACACTGCTGCTTTGATGTATATTAAATCTCATCATGCGATTCAAAAAGGGATGCAATCGATTGAAACAATGATCGAAATTGCGAAGAAGCATCACATTCCAATCATTATTGACGCTGCAGCAGAAGAGGATTTCAAACTATATATTGCGATGGGTGCGGACATCGTGATATATAGTGGCGGTAAGGCATTGGAAGGTCCAACATCAGGGTTCATTTGTGGTAGAAAAGAATTAATGGAAGCATGCCGGAAGCAATATAAAGGAATTGGTCGTCCGATGAAGATTGGAAAAGAAGGAATGGCTGGATTGATTGTTGCTCTTAAGCAATATGCCGATAAAGCTACAGATGTAGAGGATCAACTTAGTCAAATGGAGAAACTCTGCAATGATTTAAACGGGATTTCGGGATTAACATGCTCAGTCAAACAGGATGAGGCAGGTAGAGCGATTTACCGCGCAAATATTGAAGTGGATAGTAAAGAAGCTGGCATGGACGCAGAAGCGTTGTTACATGCATTGGAGTCAGGAAATCCAGCCATTTTTTTACGACATCATTATGTGAACATTGGAATATTATCTGTTGATCCAAGGCCCTTACTTAAGGGACAAGAAGAAATCATTGCAGAAACAATCAAACTAGTTCTAGCTCAAGGAGTGAGATGA
- a CDS encoding DUF4310 family protein, translating into MKSFWYADWSFPIFVALLSSGVFAGTHMYYVYKIGAFNDVAIVAMLEVGMQGGGYGVAAAFGASFLFARILEGSLVGILDIGGAIQTGLGIGVPALLLASGITAPLENFGLALLTGAILGLAIGYIVIVIRKLTVGQSNSTFGADVMMGAGNASGRFLGPLIIISAASASIPIGVGAVIGAALFYAGKKPIVGGAILGAMLFGAFFPIPLD; encoded by the coding sequence ATGAAAAGTTTTTGGTACGCTGACTGGTCATTTCCAATTTTTGTTGCCCTTTTGTCATCCGGCGTATTTGCGGGAACCCATATGTATTATGTCTATAAAATCGGGGCGTTTAATGATGTTGCGATTGTTGCGATGCTTGAAGTAGGTATGCAGGGCGGCGGCTATGGGGTAGCGGCAGCATTTGGGGCAAGTTTTCTATTCGCACGTATTTTGGAAGGTTCCCTTGTTGGGATATTAGATATTGGCGGGGCGATTCAAACGGGGCTCGGAATAGGAGTACCTGCATTACTTCTTGCTTCTGGAATCACCGCACCACTTGAAAACTTTGGGCTAGCTTTGCTGACGGGTGCTATTTTAGGTCTTGCTATAGGATATATTGTAATTGTGATACGTAAACTTACAGTCGGTCAATCAAATTCTACTTTTGGAGCAGATGTGATGATGGGAGCGGGAAATGCATCAGGAAGATTTTTAGGACCTTTAATTATCATTTCCGCCGCATCTGCGTCTATTCCAATTGGTGTTGGAGCTGTTATTGGAGCTGCTCTATTTTACGCAGGAAAGAAGCCTATTGTAGGCGGAGCAATTTTAGGAGCAATGCTTTTTGGAGCATTCTTCCCGATTCCATTAGACTGA
- a CDS encoding DUF4311 domain-containing protein: protein MEIVAIIIKSIIIGGAVGFGVGAGAARMFHAPTSQGMGAFRTLGELNACAGDAASHFSFGLGFFFNAWASSVGAGAFTQDVDHRIIPNWAAAVLMRKGKRAEDTLHNPKKMAIAGAIIGVLVVTFLNSTASAIPESLQAIALKVLVPAANLLINPVMPVIFWLAALDSGKRSGIWGTIFGGAAHMVMGNAVPGVVLGILIGKGVDDGGWNKITKTLLASVILLFVFSGFFRGFDIQFLQGFNLEAPEWLINLHKLIGYEVK from the coding sequence GTGGAAATAGTCGCGATCATCATTAAGTCCATCATTATTGGAGGAGCTGTGGGATTCGGCGTAGGTGCCGGTGCAGCCCGGATGTTTCACGCTCCTACCTCACAAGGGATGGGCGCATTTCGAACGCTGGGGGAGCTAAATGCATGCGCAGGGGACGCTGCGTCACACTTTTCATTCGGTTTAGGATTCTTCTTTAATGCATGGGCATCTTCAGTTGGTGCCGGTGCGTTCACACAAGACGTTGACCACCGCATTATACCGAACTGGGCGGCAGCTGTGTTAATGAGAAAAGGGAAACGTGCAGAAGATACATTGCATAATCCAAAGAAGATGGCAATTGCAGGAGCGATTATCGGAGTACTCGTAGTTACATTCTTGAATTCAACGGCTTCAGCAATTCCTGAATCGTTGCAAGCAATTGCGTTAAAAGTATTGGTTCCAGCAGCGAACTTGCTCATTAATCCTGTTATGCCGGTAATTTTCTGGTTGGCTGCCTTGGATTCAGGTAAACGCTCCGGAATTTGGGGGACAATTTTCGGCGGGGCGGCACATATGGTTATGGGAAATGCAGTACCTGGTGTCGTGTTGGGGATTTTAATCGGGAAAGGCGTAGATGATGGCGGTTGGAACAAGATTACGAAGACGTTATTGGCTTCTGTTATCTTATTGTTTGTATTTAGTGGATTTTTCCGCGGATTCGATATTCAGTTCCTGCAAGGATTTAATCTTGAAGCACCTGAATGGTTGATCAATTTACACAAATTAATCGGATATGAGGTGAAGTAG
- a CDS encoding DUF4312 family protein produces the protein MRKVIETKVRIEGKGDSKEKALNFALGNIQKKIMKDYKGNMIIRIEPVNVDVVEAMETSYIERFLFIFAPRERSKYRVVLEVDVKLFLLDVEEINFTKIEQGNSLKSNIFG, from the coding sequence ATGAGAAAGGTCATTGAAACAAAGGTCCGGATTGAGGGGAAAGGGGATTCAAAAGAAAAAGCACTCAATTTTGCCCTTGGAAATATTCAGAAGAAAATTATGAAAGACTATAAAGGAAATATGATTATTCGAATTGAACCTGTAAATGTTGATGTCGTAGAAGCGATGGAAACTTCCTATATTGAACGCTTTTTGTTCATCTTTGCACCACGTGAAAGAAGTAAATACAGAGTCGTACTTGAAGTAGACGTAAAATTATTTCTATTAGATGTGGAAGAAATCAATTTCACAAAAATTGAACAAGGAAACAGTTTGAAGAGCAATATTTTCGGATAG
- a CDS encoding SFCGS family glycine-rich protein gives MSKIIVVIGDRLGKGQNVGKGVEAAGGKAIVISGMAADMKLGDTMNKENADMGISFCGSGGAGAITAQSKYGYPAQYGMRSVDEGLTALREGKTVLGFGFNDSEELGRRLTEEFIKLRG, from the coding sequence ATGAGTAAAATTATTGTGGTGATTGGTGATCGTTTAGGAAAAGGACAAAATGTTGGAAAAGGCGTAGAGGCAGCTGGAGGCAAGGCAATCGTTATTAGTGGAATGGCTGCCGATATGAAACTGGGAGATACGATGAATAAGGAGAATGCGGATATGGGCATTTCTTTCTGCGGCAGCGGGGGAGCAGGGGCGATTACAGCGCAGTCAAAATATGGATACCCTGCACAATACGGCATGCGTTCTGTTGACGAGGGGTTAACAGCGCTTAGGGAAGGAAAAACAGTTCTTGGTTTTGGCTTCAATGACTCGGAAGAATTAGGGAGAAGACTCACGGAAGAATTCATTAAACTAAGGGGCTGA
- a CDS encoding PRD domain-containing protein: MNPQSLKEHELIGKSGDADLCIEVLAYSQKVLGDKEIKMTETQWLSFVSHVSGMVYRSTYKEKIPALEKEIFKEVSQDSIEMASDICKQLSELQDDEKYLLSIHFETAKLN; encoded by the coding sequence ATGAATCCACAGAGTTTAAAGGAGCACGAGCTAATAGGTAAAAGCGGTGATGCAGACTTATGTATAGAAGTCTTAGCCTATTCACAAAAAGTTTTAGGAGATAAGGAGATTAAAATGACTGAAACGCAGTGGCTGTCATTCGTTTCACACGTTTCTGGAATGGTTTATCGTTCGACGTATAAGGAAAAGATTCCTGCGCTTGAAAAAGAAATTTTTAAAGAAGTCTCTCAAGATTCCATTGAGATGGCAAGTGATATTTGCAAGCAACTTAGTGAGTTACAAGATGATGAAAAGTATCTTTTGTCGATTCATTTTGAAACTGCAAAATTAAATTAA
- a CDS encoding amidohydrolase/deacetylase family metallohydrolase: MIDEIIIKNGYVIDPEQDTIEIKEIAVRNGVLVAPQENRSQNVKYIDAEGCYVSPGFIDMHVHIFTGHTELGIDADLVGIEQGVTTVADAGSAGYSDYAAFKEKVVEPSQTEVLAFLNISRKGLTSGLSELANLEDLMSLEEAEEIFNKELSIVGLKARMSGSVVKNSGIKPLKHARIVADRLNVPIMVHIGNPPPNLQEIFPLLRKGDIVTHAFHGKKHGIMDASGELIPEALDALKRGVLFDIGHGTSSFSYETLLKFRERYNNPFTTSTDIYIKNYENPVCSLMHTMTKLLELGVPLIEVVKSVTLGAANALGTRDIGTLALGTTADITIFKKMEQRTILIDSEGAELEVNQILKPYMVLRNGKVVYNDESTEFKGARANR; this comes from the coding sequence ATGATAGATGAAATCATCATAAAAAACGGATATGTTATTGATCCAGAACAAGACACAATTGAAATAAAAGAAATTGCAGTGCGAAACGGAGTACTGGTAGCACCGCAAGAGAATCGTTCCCAAAATGTAAAATATATCGATGCTGAAGGATGCTATGTTTCGCCAGGCTTCATTGACATGCATGTTCATATTTTCACCGGACATACCGAACTTGGGATTGATGCGGATTTGGTTGGCATAGAGCAGGGCGTGACAACAGTGGCGGATGCAGGCAGTGCCGGCTATTCAGATTATGCGGCTTTTAAGGAAAAAGTGGTTGAACCGAGTCAAACAGAGGTTCTTGCATTCCTTAATATCTCAAGAAAAGGTTTAACTAGCGGTCTTTCTGAACTAGCAAATCTGGAAGATTTAATGAGCCTGGAAGAAGCAGAAGAGATTTTTAACAAGGAACTAAGCATTGTTGGGTTGAAGGCACGAATGAGTGGGAGTGTTGTTAAAAATAGTGGCATTAAACCTCTCAAACATGCCCGTATAGTAGCGGATCGGCTAAACGTTCCAATTATGGTCCACATCGGAAACCCACCTCCAAATCTACAAGAAATTTTCCCCCTTCTACGTAAAGGAGATATCGTAACACACGCATTTCATGGGAAGAAGCATGGGATTATGGATGCGAGTGGCGAGCTTATACCAGAAGCGCTGGACGCTTTAAAGAGGGGCGTATTATTCGATATCGGACACGGCACCTCCAGTTTTAGCTATGAAACGTTGCTGAAATTCAGAGAGAGATATAATAATCCATTTACAACCAGTACAGATATATATATTAAAAACTATGAAAATCCGGTTTGTAGCCTAATGCATACGATGACCAAGCTATTGGAGCTTGGAGTCCCGTTAATTGAGGTAGTAAAGTCGGTCACATTGGGAGCGGCAAATGCTTTGGGGACAAGGGATATAGGAACGCTCGCCCTGGGAACAACAGCCGATATTACGATTTTTAAAAAAATGGAGCAACGGACAATCTTAATAGACTCAGAGGGAGCGGAACTTGAAGTAAATCAAATACTTAAACCGTATATGGTGTTGAGAAATGGGAAGGTAGTGTACAACGATGAATCCACAGAGTTTAAAGGAGCACGAGCTAATAGGTAA
- a CDS encoding BglG family transcription antiterminator produces MLTVRGFQLLAKLLETNGSVYLKDLAEEFNVSTRMIKYDLEDVKGWFHVQGIEVFSQPNKGIWIECGEEKRVEIIHSLPEIERTDVYLNQEARVAKMILYMLVNTEYITASTFSERLDVSRNTSLNDIKQLVELLQPWKIELERKHGTGYKLIGEELSLRLLFEHLIHADLTNNEVYKIMSGVTSRDTLAEDPMLFADILPFYKVVEKQMAELFSSQPKHVLHESDVLRILFRLTISITRMNAGFTMKDYRILNKADHTNLTVQLMEKVYAQMQYPLFEEEYRYITGDRDNNLNQIDIVKVTKEIIQYVSDIQGIHYHKDPKLYNNLFAHLSLRFQKGEINFTEINPFTKELKKNYLVLFSTIQKACQIYLTPQKVSVPDSFVSLIVLHFIVSFEKRFNQKGKIRTLYVCSTGRGVARLIKNRVEREIFDIEIVKNCSIMEVDEICIQEEVDFIISVFPIETDLPIVIVDPLPSKRDIETIKSKVKELLRYKNFQFNNLLESNDEKISSLDPEFISQEIILKGFEINQEIQLAFTDEIGVSKKQALMLHIFLMVHRYYFDKQYDNYSNSHNHSYDKEAIKKIKDILEAHELKTHEAEIIAILHYLN; encoded by the coding sequence ATGCTGACTGTAAGAGGGTTTCAGTTGTTGGCGAAGCTATTAGAAACCAATGGTTCTGTGTACTTGAAGGATTTGGCAGAAGAATTCAATGTAAGCACACGAATGATTAAGTATGACTTGGAGGACGTGAAAGGGTGGTTTCATGTTCAAGGGATCGAGGTGTTTTCACAGCCTAATAAAGGGATTTGGATTGAGTGCGGTGAGGAAAAAAGAGTAGAAATCATTCATAGTCTGCCGGAAATTGAAAGAACAGATGTATATCTAAATCAAGAAGCAAGAGTAGCGAAAATGATTTTGTATATGCTAGTAAACACAGAATATATAACTGCATCTACTTTTTCCGAGAGGCTTGATGTTAGCAGGAATACATCTTTGAATGATATTAAGCAACTGGTTGAATTGCTTCAACCTTGGAAAATCGAGTTAGAAAGAAAACATGGAACCGGTTATAAACTTATAGGTGAAGAACTTTCGTTAAGGTTACTGTTCGAGCATTTGATTCATGCTGATTTGACAAATAATGAAGTCTATAAAATTATGAGTGGAGTTACCAGTAGGGATACTTTAGCTGAAGATCCTATGTTATTTGCAGACATCCTCCCTTTTTATAAAGTCGTTGAAAAGCAGATGGCTGAGTTGTTTTCATCACAACCTAAGCATGTACTCCATGAATCAGATGTCTTGAGAATTTTGTTCAGACTGACAATCTCGATTACTCGCATGAACGCTGGATTTACGATGAAAGACTATCGCATTTTAAATAAAGCAGATCACACTAATTTAACGGTTCAGCTAATGGAAAAGGTCTATGCGCAAATGCAATATCCTTTGTTTGAAGAGGAATACCGCTATATCACGGGAGATAGAGATAACAATCTCAATCAAATTGACATCGTTAAGGTAACAAAAGAGATAATCCAATATGTCAGCGATATACAGGGAATCCACTACCATAAGGACCCAAAACTTTATAATAATCTTTTTGCTCATCTTTCTTTACGTTTTCAAAAAGGGGAAATCAATTTTACTGAAATCAACCCTTTCACCAAAGAATTAAAGAAAAACTACTTAGTTTTATTCTCAACTATCCAAAAAGCGTGTCAAATATATCTGACGCCCCAAAAAGTTTCAGTGCCGGATTCATTTGTATCGTTAATTGTGCTCCATTTCATTGTCTCTTTCGAAAAGAGATTCAATCAAAAAGGGAAAATCCGCACGTTATATGTTTGCTCGACCGGAAGAGGCGTGGCGCGTCTTATAAAAAATCGAGTTGAAAGAGAAATTTTTGATATTGAAATCGTTAAAAATTGTTCGATTATGGAAGTGGATGAAATTTGCATCCAAGAAGAAGTTGATTTCATCATTAGCGTCTTTCCAATTGAAACAGATCTTCCGATAGTAATCGTAGATCCGCTACCAAGTAAAAGGGATATTGAAACAATAAAAAGTAAGGTGAAAGAATTACTTCGTTATAAAAACTTTCAATTTAACAATTTACTGGAAAGCAATGATGAAAAAATAAGTAGTCTTGATCCTGAATTCATCAGTCAAGAAATTATCTTAAAAGGCTTTGAGATTAACCAAGAAATTCAGTTGGCTTTTACGGATGAAATAGGGGTTTCAAAGAAGCAGGCACTTATGCTACATATTTTTTTAATGGTCCATCGCTATTATTTCGACAAACAATACGATAACTATTCAAATTCCCACAATCATTCATATGACAAGGAAGCTATTAAAAAGATTAAAGACATTTTAGAAGCGCATGAGTTGAAAACACACGAAGCAGAAATTATTGCAATACTGCACTATTTAAACTAG
- the pyrE gene encoding orotate phosphoribosyltransferase translates to MMVKKDVAEILLNVGAVELSPEEPFTWASGIESPIYCDNRLTMSDPVGRKKIAEGLAGLIRENYSETTVIAGTATAGIPHAAWVADILGLPMVYIRSKAKGHGRSRQIEGKILDTDKAIIIEDLISTGGSSLNAAEALRSEGIEVTGVVSIFTYELQSADETFASAGLTYKSLTDFGALAEAAQEKGAINEESMTSLLEWHGKLKAGLLN, encoded by the coding sequence ATAATGGTGAAAAAAGATGTTGCTGAAATCCTGTTGAATGTAGGGGCAGTAGAATTAAGTCCGGAGGAGCCGTTCACGTGGGCTTCAGGTATTGAGTCCCCTATCTACTGTGACAACCGATTGACGATGTCCGATCCGGTTGGACGGAAAAAAATTGCAGAAGGACTTGCAGGATTGATTCGTGAAAATTATTCTGAAACAACGGTCATCGCGGGAACGGCTACGGCTGGAATTCCACACGCGGCTTGGGTTGCAGACATTCTTGGACTGCCGATGGTGTATATCCGGTCAAAAGCTAAAGGACACGGTCGCAGTCGTCAAATTGAGGGTAAAATACTCGATACAGACAAAGCAATTATTATCGAAGATTTGATTTCAACGGGTGGCAGTAGTTTGAATGCAGCAGAAGCACTGCGGTCTGAAGGAATTGAAGTAACTGGCGTTGTTTCTATCTTTACATATGAACTGCAAAGTGCAGATGAAACATTCGCGTCTGCAGGACTGACTTACAAGAGCCTCACTGATTTTGGTGCGCTTGCTGAAGCCGCACAAGAAAAAGGTGCCATTAATGAAGAGTCAATGACTAGTTTACTTGAATGGCACGGGAAATTGAAGGCCGGTTTATTGAACTGA
- the pyrF gene encoding orotidine-5'-phosphate decarboxylase, translated as MKTSPIIALDFDSAEKTFDFLHAFDGDVNVKVGMQLYYKEGPAIVARLKEQGYDVFLDLKLHDIPNTVKSAMEVLAGFGVDLVNVHAAGGKTMMEAALEGLDKGTPSGLSRPSLIGVTQLTSTDERQVREEQLIGVGLQESVLHYAKLTKEAGLDGVVCSVHEAIAIADVCGKSFFKVTPGIRLADGGAHDQKRIAKPEEARLAGSTHIVVGRAITGATDPRAAYEYINALWKGTEK; from the coding sequence ATGAAAACATCACCGATTATAGCGCTCGATTTTGATTCGGCTGAAAAGACATTCGACTTCCTACACGCTTTTGATGGAGACGTCAATGTCAAAGTAGGCATGCAACTTTATTATAAAGAAGGGCCTGCGATTGTGGCTCGGTTAAAAGAACAAGGCTATGATGTGTTCCTTGATTTGAAATTGCATGATATTCCCAACACGGTGAAATCAGCGATGGAAGTGCTTGCGGGATTCGGTGTTGACCTTGTGAATGTTCATGCAGCTGGTGGGAAGACAATGATGGAGGCGGCTCTTGAAGGGTTGGATAAAGGGACGCCATCCGGATTATCACGTCCATCACTAATCGGTGTTACACAACTGACGTCTACAGACGAACGTCAAGTTCGTGAAGAGCAGTTGATAGGTGTTGGGCTACAAGAATCAGTCCTTCATTATGCTAAGCTCACGAAAGAAGCAGGTCTTGATGGTGTCGTTTGTTCTGTTCATGAAGCCATAGCCATCGCAGATGTTTGCGGAAAATCTTTTTTCAAAGTGACACCTGGCATACGCCTTGCAGATGGCGGAGCACATGATCAGAAACGAATTGCGAAACCTGAAGAAGCGCGTCTTGCGGGATCGACACATATCGTAGTCGGCCGGGCAATTACGGGCGCAACAGATCCGCGGGCAGCCTACGAATACATAAATGCACTATGGAAGGGGACAGAAAAATAA